The genomic stretch TTGATAAAATTCATGGATGTAGCGTAATGCAAGGGAGTCCAGCCACGGTTATCTTTTGAATCTAGTTTCGCGCCGGCAAAGATCAGGGGAAATATGGCGCGTTCAGAACCGCATTGAGCGGCTTCATGCAGCAAGGTTGAACCGTCATAATACCTTTTATTGGCGTCCATTCCAAATTCGAGTAGTAATTGGATAAGTTCGCTTTTGTTGTATCCAAGAGCGTAAGATATTAAATTTTCTGCTATATATAAATCTTCATTGTATTTTATAATATACGACATTACTGCATCATAATCACCTTCTTCAATAGCGCAGTAAACCATGCAGGCATGATCCATGTCAGAATAGCTATCATCCAATATATCTAAGGTAGTGGACATGATTTTTTAAAAAATTGTGCTACTGATTCATTAAAGCACATCGCCCCTTTAGGAAATCCTAAAATCCGATGTGCCTGCTGCAATTGCGCCAATTCCTGACCGAGCCGGGCTTGTTCGCCTTCTCGACCCGGAAAACCCGATCCTTCGGTGGAACTCCCCGTCATCCCTGTCCGCGCACCGCACCGACTTCGTCGCCAAGGATGCGGTCTGGTCTGAGCCACCTGCGGCGGCACGTCCCCGTTTTTTCAGTGATCTTTTGTGATGTGACCGGATCCAAGCAGATCCAGTTGGATCCAATTTTTGCTGTTGTAAGGTGGTGCGTGCTGTGTCGGCGTTGATTTGAAGCGATTCGTTCCAGATCCGACCGGATTCGATTGGATCCATAGGTGATTCGTGCCGTGTTCGTGTTGTTTTGGTTTCGTGTCGAAATGATGCAACTAGATCCGTTTAGATCCATTCTGGATCCGATCGTTTTTCAGGTGACCGAATGGTTTTCGGCGATTTTTCTTTATTTTGTTAATCAAATAAAAACTTTTTGGTTTTCCTATGCGACATCCTTGGTTTTTATTAAGATACCTATTATTCGCTATGGAATTTTTAGGTGTTATGAGTTAGCGAATAATAGGGGCTAGGTGGCCCCAGGTGCCCGAAAGCCACCCATCGAAAACCTGAAAATTTCTTGGAAACCAGACATGACCGAATCGATTAACAAAACGGACTTGATTTATCGCGCAAATCAATATCTTATTGGTAACCCCCAAAATCGCTTACTGAAGACACATTTCAGCAATACTTAAAAGAATATTCGCGGACCGTGAAGCCTTCTTTGCCGATAGGGGAGGTTCTGGAGAGGATTTTCGGTACCCGGAAAAAATCGACTTATTACAAGCGGAAATATGCGATCCGGGCGATGCTTTCGCTGGACATACAAAAGGTTGTTGGGGAATTCGAGGGTGCCGGGGATCCTGTAGTTGGAGCGCGACTGGCCGACTTGCTCGACCTGGCCGAGCGGATGGAGTTTATGGGACGCGCATGTCCGGTGGTTGACCAGATACCAAGGAAATCGAAGCGTAATGACCTGACAGGTTTGCCGTCCGACTGGCGTGAAAAGATGCTTGAACGCATGCTTGAATCGGACAACTACGTCCCCGCGCTGACGGCGGCGGTGTCTGGATGCCGGCCCGAAGAGCTAAAGCACGGGGTGAGGATATGGATCGAGGGGGATACGTTGACGCTCAAGATCGTGGGCGCAAAGATCGGGAAGGAAAGTGGCCAGCCCGAGCGGTTCATCCGTTACGCCCTGCCGAACAAGAATGGGCTGGTTACCGACATGTCCGACCTGGTGAAGATGGCGGGCGGGGAGCTTGATGTAGCCATTAAGAATCCGAGCTCTTTCACGTCCGCTATCACATATTACGGCAGGATGACTTTTCCGCGGCGGCATAAGTCGATCACGCCATATTGTTTCCGCCACGCTTTTGCTTCCGACATTAAGAAAGTCGTGGGGGATGCGGACCTGGTCAGCGAAGCTTTGGGGCATCGGTCAGACAGAACGCGCTCTCGATATGGAAATTCAAACATTGGTAGAGCGGGCGGTGTTATTCCTGCTGAAATCGGCTCCACCCACGAAGTTCGGCATTCCCGGTCGCCGGGGAAAATGCCCGAAAAGGAAACTCTGGATACTGGACTTGCGTAGTTATTCGCGGTCCAGTTTTTCGAGTATAGCTTCGATGAGCCAGGTATGCCGTGGGGTTTTGACCCGTCGGTTTTTGACTGCCAGATCCACGCGCTCGATGATATCCGAAGGGACACGGAGGATGATCGGCGTGATTTCCTTCTTGCGTCCGGTTTCGCCAGCGACGCTGCCGCCTTTGTGAATCAATGCATCGACATCAACGGCTTCGGGTTTTACTTTAGGTTTCCGGGTGATTGCCATATCGCTCCTATGGTTTATTCGGATACTGCTACGGTATCGAATACATATCTGAACAGCGCCCAGATTTCCTCGGCGGCTTTTGTATCTTGAGGTTTGAGTTCTATCACTGCTAGGCCTTGGGCGGCGGCATTGCTGAACGCCTTCCGCGTCCCAAGGGGGGTGTCGATGAACGCCAGGACTTCGGTTTCTCGGATTACTTCCGCCGCCTCGGCATTGTCCCTGCCGTTGGGGTCGGCACGGTTGATAAAGGCGTACGCCTTTAGGTTCGGATTCGCGGCCCGCATCTCGCCCACTAGGCTGGAGACCTTCTCCAATGTCCACACATCGAAGGAGCGAGGCACGAAGGGCACCAGGAGGACGTCGGCGACGGCGAGGGCGGCGCGCTGGCTTGTGGTATCGCGTCCACCAGTGTCGATGACGATGTCGTCGTACTTGCTCGCGAGCTTGAGGGTTTCGGTGCGCACCGCAGAGCCCGTCAACTTGATGCTGGTATAGCCAGCACCACTTGGCAGGCGCTCGCTACGTAGCGCGGTGAAATCGGTAGCTGTTTCCTGGTCGTCCGCGTCGATCAGCAGCACATCGCGGCCTTGCGCCGCGCGCATCACTGCCAAGTTCGTCGCAATCGTGGTTTTTCCGGAGCCGCCCTTAATTCCGCCGGAGACTAAAATCATTTTGATATTTCTCTGATATCTTTATAGCATTAAAAAATATCATTTTTCCTTCATTTCAACAAGCAAATTGTAAAAAATCGGGTTCTCCCCGACTTGTCGTGATGATGTTCGGTTTGGCCCAGGCTTTAGAGGCGAACGTAGAGGTTCCATATCCTAGATCCAAGACCGACCGACCATTGCCAGCGCTGCGCGGGTCACAGAAACACCCAACCCACCCGGCGATATGTTCGATCGGGCAGGAGGAGTTCCAATAACGGGAGATGTGGCGACCCATGGCTGGAACAGTATTTCACCAGTCAGCGGCGGACCCGGAAGGCGGTTGAGTGGCTGATGTCGTACAGGCTGCAATATCCCCATGTGTCGCGCCATTGAGGAGGATTCCGGTGATGCAAGACCAAGCTGATCGGCTACAACCTCACCCAGCGGGAAGGCAGAGTGAGTTCCACGGAGGTCGATTTCGACCGGTCGGCGCGGATCGCCACGACGCGGTCGGGCCGGAAGTATTTGCTGATCGGCGAGCCAGGCATCTCGGATGACGAATGGTATGTCTTCTCGCAATTGTGGGGGATTTTGACTTCACCGGTATGGCTGGACGAGGATATCGACCGCTGGCTGGACCGCCGCCCGG from Methylomagnum ishizawai encodes the following:
- a CDS encoding AAA family ATPase — translated: MILVSGGIKGGSGKTTIATNLAVMRAAQGRDVLLIDADDQETATDFTALRSERLPSGAGYTSIKLTGSAVRTETLKLASKYDDIVIDTGGRDTTSQRAALAVADVLLVPFVPRSFDVWTLEKVSSLVGEMRAANPNLKAYAFINRADPNGRDNAEAAEVIRETEVLAFIDTPLGTRKAFSNAAAQGLAVIELKPQDTKAAEEIWALFRYVFDTVAVSE
- a CDS encoding site-specific integrase is translated as MKPSLPIGEVLERIFGTRKKSTYYKRKYAIRAMLSLDIQKVVGEFEGAGDPVVGARLADLLDLAERMEFMGRACPVVDQIPRKSKRNDLTGLPSDWREKMLERMLESDNYVPALTAAVSGCRPEELKHGVRIWIEGDTLTLKIVGAKIGKESGQPERFIRYALPNKNGLVTDMSDLVKMAGGELDVAIKNPSSFTSAITYYGRMTFPRRHKSITPYCFRHAFASDIKKVVGDADLVSEALGHRSDRTRSRYGNSNIGRAGGVIPAEIGSTHEVRHSRSPGKMPEKETLDTGLA